In the genome of Streptomyces aquilus, the window GCCGCAGCGGCAGCTGCTGGGAGCCGCCGACGATGCCGCGGTGGTGGTCGTCGGCCTCGGTGTAGACGACGCGGAGGATCTCCAGGATGGAGTTGGGGAAGTCGGTGTCCCAGCCGCCGGTGCCGAAGCCGACCTGGCCGAAGATCTCGCGGTGCCGGAAGGACCTGAAGGCCTCGGAGTCGCAGAGGAAGCCGTAGAAGGTCTGGTTGTCGAGCTTCTCGACGAGCTTCGCCCAGATCTCCCGGATGCGCGGCACGTCCCGCTCGCGCATGGCCTGGTTCATGTCGGAGAAGTCGGCGCCCTCTTCGAGGCACTTGTTCCAGGCGGCGGCGACATCCCGGTAGACCTGCGGCAGGTCGTCGATGGTCTCGGCGTAGTGCGACTCGCCCTTGAGGTCGACGACGGTCGAAGGGGTCGCCTCGGCGAGGGGGTTGGGGAACGGCCGGGTCTCCAGTCCCACCAGGTCGATGTAGTGCTGGAGGGCGGTGGAGGAGGGCGGGAAGCGCATCGCGCCCATCTCGGCCGTCAGGGAGCTGTCGCAGCCCTCGAAGCCGACGGTCCGCAGCCGTCCGCCGATCTGGTCGGCCTCGTAGACGACCGGCTTCAGGCCCATCTTCATCAGCTCGTAGGCGGCCACGATGCCGGACAGACCGCCGCCGATGACCGCGACCTCGGTGCCGTGCTCGGTCGCCGGTATCTGGCCGAGGCCCGCCGGGTGGGCGAGGAAGTCGTCGTACGCGTACGGGAAGTCCGGGCCGAACATGGTGATCGGCGGCTGCTGCTCGTCGGCGTGCTGGACGGCGGTGGGCACCGTGGACGTCATGGGGTACGGACTCCTTGCGAATGCTGCGAAGACTGCGGGGGTGTTCAGACGTAGAGCTCGGGACGCCGGTCCCGCAGATACGGGTTGGCCTCGCGGGAGGCGGCGAGGAAGGCCGGGTCGGCGTCCGCGAACACCAGTTGCTCCTCGCGTCCGGCGCGGGTGCGGGCGACCCCGTCGGGGCCGGCGAGGACGGAGAGCCCGATGAACTCGAACTCCCCTTCCTGGCCGACCCGGTTGACGTACGCGACGTACATCTGGTTCTCGAAGGCCCGCACCGGGATCATCGACTCGGCGACGAACTGGAACGGGTGCATCTGGGCGGTCGGGACGAGGAGGAGGTCCGTGCCGGCCAGCGCGTGCGCCCGGACGTTCTCCGGGAACTCGACGTCGTAGCAGATCAGCAGCCCGACGGTCAGACCGTTCAGCTCGGCCTGCACGACGTGCCGCTCGCCCGGCGTGAAGTGGTCGCGCTCGAAGCAGCCGAAGAGGTGGGTCTTGCGGTAGTTGGCGAGGCGGGTGCCGTCGGCGGAGATGAGCTGGGCGGAGTTGTACACCGCGGCGTCGGCGCGCTCGGGGTATCCGTACGCGATGGCGACCCCGTGCCGCGCGGCGATCTCCGCGACCGCGTCCGCGGCCTCCCCGTCGGCCGGCTCGGCGAGGCGGGCGATGTCGTCGCCGATGGCGTACCCGGTGAGGAACATCTCCGGCGCGGTCAGCAGCCCGGCGCCCGCGGCGGCGGCGCGGCCCGCGGCCTCGTCGAGGACCTTGAGGTTCCCGTCGACCGAGCCGGGGCGGCCGGAGCTCTGGAGCAGGGCGGTGCGCATGCGTGATCCTCACCGGGGCGGAAGGGGTGGTTGCGGGGGCCGTCCAGGAGGCCCTTTGAGGGGGCAGCGGGGGGCATCCAGACGGCCCTCTAGACGGTACGGGCGCCTGACCAGGCCCGACAAGAAGGAGCCGTTGCGCGCCGCCGAGCGGTTCATTGCGCGCGAAGCGGCTTCGGCGGCGATTCGTTGCGTCGGCCGCCGAGGACCAGGGCGGTGACCAGGTAGGGCACCGAGAGGATCACGAAGACGGTGCTGTGCGCGGCCCGCGCGCCGAGCAGGGCGTACGCCGCGAACGTGACGACCGTCAGGAGTTCGGTGCCCAGGCTCGCCACCGAGGTGAGGGTGGCCCGGCGGGCGTCGTCGATGCGGTGCTGGAGGCGTACGTCGGCGAGGACCTCGGCCAGCTGGAAACCACCGAAGGCGAGGCCCACGAGCGCGATGCCGGCCGGGGTGCGGACAGCGGCGCCGACGGCCATCGCCAGCGCGGAGCCGGCCAGCAGCCAGGCCATGCCGGTGCTGCCGAGGCGTTCGGCGGGCCCGGCCAGCAGGCTCGCGGCGGTGACGAGCGTCCAGACGAGCAGGATCAGATAGGGGACGGTCGCCTCGGCGACGCCGGTGTCCCGGGCCAGCAGGGGCGTGTACTCGTCGAGCGCGCCCCACACCGCGGCGACGGCCGGGATCAGCAGCAGGGCACCCCGGACGGAACGGTTCCCACGCGCCTCGCCGAGCCCGGCCCGCAGGGTCGCCCACCAGCCGTCACCGCCGGACTCCCGTCCCGCGCGGTGCTCGGGGAGCCGGGTGGCCGCCACGGCGGCCAGGAGGCAGGCGAGGACACTCGCCGCGCCCACCATCGGGTAGCCGCCCAGCGCGAACACCGGCCCGGCCAGCCCGATCGACGCCATGGTGGCGGCCAGCCGCGCCGCCCGGACCCGCCCCATCACGCGCGCGTACCGGCCGGCGGCCCCGAGCCGCTCCAGTTCGTCGTAGGCCAGCGCCTCCAGCGAACCGGAGCAGAGCGCTCCGCCGATGCCCCACAGGACGAAGCCGAGCGCGAAGGACCAGTACGCCGGGACGATCACCCACAGGGCGAAGCCGACGGCGTTGAACAGCGGACCGACCCACAGCAGCAGCCGTCGGGAGACGGCGTCGGCCAGGGCACCGGAGGGCACCTCCAGGACGACCGCCGTGATCGACCAGAGGGCGAAGAGCGAGGAGATCTGCCAGAGCGACATCCCCGTGTCCGCGAACAGCAGCGCGTACACGGGGTAGAGCAGCACGAAGTCGTCGAGGAACGCGTAGCCGTACAGCGTGCGCGTCAGCCGACGGACACCGGTCGCGGGCACACGTGCGGGTGAGAGTGTCATGAGGCCTTCCCGGAAGGGCGGTTCGGACGTCGTCGGTACGGCGTCCGAGGCGGCCCTCGGGAGGCACGGCTGGTGGATCAATGTCGCCAGGTCATGACACCGATGCTAGACAGTCGCGGGCCCGCTGCCCAGCGAAATACGGGGCTCACGACGTCAGGAGCGCCCGCAGGGCCGAGGGGGTCACCCCGGCCAGGCTGGCCTCGACCGTGCGGCCGGGTGCCGCCTCGATGGGGGCGAGGGACGGCACGGCGAGCACCGTGCAGCCGGCCGCCTCGGCGGAGGCGACACCGGTCGCGGTGTCCTCGACCGCGACGCAGCCCGAGGGGTCCACACCGAGCGCCTGGCACGCGGCGAGATAGGGGTCCGGGTCGGGCTTGGTGCGGTCGGTGTCGTCGGCGGTGACGGAGACGGCGAAGCGGTCCGTGCCCAGCACGTCGAGCACGGTGTCGGTGACCGATCGGGGCGACGCGGTCACCAGGGCCGTCGGCACGCCCTCGCGGGCCAGCGCGTCGAGCAGGTCGAGCGCGCCGGGGCGGGGTACGACACCGGTGCGGACGCGGTCGGCGAACTCCTGGTGGAGGGTGTCGGCGAGGTCGGCGGCGGGGGCGCCGGTGGCCGCGGACAGCCAGCCGGCGGTGTGTTCGACGGGGCGGCCGAGGACGTCCGGCCGGTCCGCCTCGGTCAGGTCCCGTCCGGCGACCCGCTCCACCGCCTCCCACCACAGGCGCTCGGTGTCGACGAGCGTGCCGTCCATGTCGAACAGGACGGCCTGGAGCGGGAGTCGGGTCATCTCGGTCTCTTTCATGCGGTACGTTCCGCGACCAGCACCGGCCGCTCGGGCAGCGACACGTGCACCGCGGCACCGGCGGTCAGAGCGGTGGCCTCGTGCGCGGGCAGGTCGGCCTTCACCTCGCTGCCGTCGGCGAGCCCCACGGTGACCCGTACAGCGGCGCCCAGGAAGGAGGTGGCGAGCACGCGGGCCTTGCCGTCCGCGTCGGCGCTCACCCGGACGGCCTCCGGCCGCACCAGCACGTCCACCTCACCGGCCTGCGGCGCCGCGCCGTCGACCGGCAGCCGCTGCCCGAGCACGTCGACCACACCGTCGGAGACCCGGCCCGGAATCCGGCTCATCGTCCCGACGAACTCGGCCACGAAGGCCGTCGCGGGCCGGCCGTACAACTCGGCGGGTGCCGCGCACTGTTCGAGCTTCCCGGCGTGCATGACGGCGACCCGGTCGGCCATGGACAGGGCCTCCTCCTGGTCGTGGGTGACGAACAGGGTGGTGATGCCGAGTTCCTGCTGGAGCCGCCTGATCTCCTCGCGGAGGGTGAGCCGCACCTTGGCGTCGAGCGCGGACAGCGGCTCGTCGAGGAGCAGCACGCGGGGCCGCAGGGCGAGGGCGCGGGCCAGCGCGACCCGCTGCTGCTGGCCGCCGGAGAGCTGGTGCGGATAACGCCCGCCCTTGTCGGCGAGACCGACCAGTTCCAGCAACTCGGCGGCACGGGCCCGCCGTTCACCGGTACGCACCCCGCGCATGCGCAGCCCGAAGGCCACGTTGTCGAGCGCGTCGAGGTGCGGGAAGAGGCTGTACGACTGGAAGACCATCCCGGCGTCCCGCCGGTGGGCCGGGACCCGGGTGACGTCCTCGCCGTCCACCAACACCTCGCCGGAGTCGGGGTGTTCGAAGCCGGCGAGCATCCGCAGGGCGGTGGTCTTGCCGCAGCCGGACGGGCCGAGCAGGGCGACCAGCTCACCGGGGCGGACGGTCAGGTCGAGGCCGTCGAGGGCGACCGTGGGACCGAACTCCCTTCTGAGCCCGCGGAACTCGACGGTGGCGGCCTTCGCCGTGGTGTTCACGGCGGCGACGTTCTCGTTCGTTTTCATGGTTCAACCCCGGGACGTGGTACGGGAGCGCCCGCCGAAGCCGGCCAGGACGAGGAGCAGCAGCCAGGTGACGAGCAGGCTCATCACGGACACGGCGACGGACAACTGGGCCTGTGAGCCGCTGACGTTGACGATCCACACCGCGAACGGCTGGAAGCCCAGCAGCTGGGCCACGGTGAACTCGCCGAGCACCAGCGCCAGGGTGAGGAAGGAGGCGTTGAGCAGGGCGCCGCGCAGGTTGGGCAGCACGGCCTGGACCAGGGCCTGCGGCCAGCTCGCGCCACAGCTCCGGGCGGCCTCGACGAGAGTGGGGACGTCGATCGCGCGCAGTCCGGCGTCCAGCGCCCGGTACACGAAGGGCAGCGCCATCACGACGTACGCCAGGACGAGCACGACCGGGAAGTCGGGGTTCTGGATCGCCACGAAGGTCTGGAACAGCGGGGTGCGGGACAGGTGTTCGGGCCCCCACTTCAGGACCGTGACGATGCCGGCGACGAACGCGATCGGCGGCACGACCAGCGGCAGCGAGCACACCACCTCGACCACCGGCCGCAGCCTCGGTGCGCCGAGCCGCAGCGCGACCATGGCGGGCACCATCAGCAGCAGGACGACGGCGATGGTGGCGAGGGCCAGTTCCAGGGAGAGCAGCAGGCTGGAGCCGAAGCCGCCGGTGGAGACGATCTGCGTGTAGGCGTCGACGGTGAGGCCCTGGCCCGGCACGTCGACCGTGAAGACGACCGAGGCGGCCAGCGGCACCAGGAAGTACAGCCCGGCGAGGCCGAACACGCCCCACCGCCACAGGTTCAGGCGAGCCATCGCGCACTCCTCCGCTGCAAGGGCAGATACACCGCCATGACGAGGCCCGCGACGAGGACCATGTCGAGGCTGAGGGCGAGCGCCACGTTCTCCTGGCCGACGAGCACGTTGCCGGAGAGGGCGTCGGCGATCTGGAGGGTGATCAGCGGGACGGAGCTGCCCACGATCGCGGCGGCGGTGGCGTAGGCGGCGAAGGCGCTGCCGAAGAGCAGCACGAACCCGCCGAGGAGCGTGGGCAGCAGCACGGGCAGGGCGACATGGAGCCAGTACTGCGCGGTGGTCGCCCCGTTGTTCTGCGCGGCCTCGCGCCACTGGACGCGCAGTCCCTCCAGGGCGGGGGTGATGGTGAGGACCATCAGCGGGATCAGGAAGTACAGGTAGACGACGACCAGTCCCCAGAAGCTGTAGAGGTCCCAGCCCTTGTCGGTGAGGTCCAGGTGCCGGGTCAGCACGCCGGCGTTGCCGAGGGTGGCGACGAAGGCGAAGGCGAGCGGGACGCCGCCGAAGTTGGCGAGGACGCCGGATGCGGTGAGGACGGCTTCGCGCAGCGCGCGGTGCCGGGAGGTGACGACGGCCTGCGCGAGCGGCAGTCCGAGGAGCGTCGCCAGGGCGGCGGAGACGGCGGACAGCTTGACGCTGCCGACGAGGGCGGTGAGGTAGGCGCCCTGCAGCGAGGCGGTCAGGTTGGCCGTGGTGTAGGCGCCGGTGCCCTTGTCCGTGAAGGCGCCGTCGAGGACCGCCCAGGCGGGCAGTCCGAAGGCCACCGCGGTGAAGGCGAGCAGCGGGACGACGGCGACCCAGCCGAGCGACCGGCGCCGCCGCTTCACCGCAGCGGCGGGCGCCGTGTCGACCCGCGGGAGCGTGGCCGTCATCCGGAGACGGCCTTCGCCCAGCCCTGCCCGAGGACCGTCTTGGCCTTGTCCTGCTGGGCCTCGGTCGGGAAGGAGGGCGTGCCGGAGACCTTCGGGAGCTTGGCCGCGGCGGTCTTGTCGAGAGTGCCGGCCTTCTCCAGGGCGGTCATCAGGGCCGGGCGGGCGTAGCCCTTGAGCCACAGGTTCTGGCCCTCGGCGCTGTAGAGGTACTCCTGCCACAGGCGGGCGGCCGCCGGGTGCGGGGCGTCCTTGTTGATGGCCTGGGAGTAGTACTGGGAGAACTGGCCGTCGCTCGGCACGGCGACCTTCCAGTCCACGCCCTTGGACTTGAACTCGTCGGCGTACCCGGCGTTGAGGTAGTCCCAGTCGATGCTGATCGGCGTCTCGCCCTTCTCGACGGTGGCCGGGGTGGACTCGACGGGCGTGTAATTGCCGTTGTCCTTCAGCTTCTTGAAGAAGTCGAGGCCGGGCTGGATGTCGTCGAAGGAGCCGCCGTTCGCGAGCGCGGCCGCCCAGACGCCGCCGAAGGCCGAGCCGGACTTCGTGGGGTTGCCGTTGAGGGCGACCTGGCCCTTGTACTGCGGCTTGAGCAGGTCGGCGAAGGTGGTGGGGCAGGCCTTGACGCGCTTGGCGTCGCAGCCGATGGAGATGTAGCCGCCGTAGTCGTTGTACCAGCGGGCCTGCGCGTCCTTCTGCCCGCTCGGGATGTCGGCGAACGAGGCGACCTTGTAGGGCGCGAGGAGCCCCTGCTGTGCGGCGCTGATCGCGAAGGAGCTGCCGAGGTCGAGGACGTCGGGGGCACGGTCCTGGCCCTTGCGCGACGTCACGGCGTTGATCTCGTCCTGGCTGGCGCCGTCGGGGTTCTCGACGGCGATCTTGATGCCGTACTTCTTCTCGAACCCGTCGATGAGCGCACCGTAGTTGGCCCAGTCACGGGGCAGGGCGATGGCGTTGAGCTTGCCCTCCTTCTTGGCCGCCTTGACGAGGGCGTCGAGTCCGCCGAAGTCGGCGGCGGAGGTGGCGGTGGCGGCGTTCTTGCCGTCGGCGGTGGTGGACGCGGTGTCGGGGGCGGCGCCGCAGGCGCTCAGGGTGAGCGCGGCTATGGCACCGAGGGCGGCGGTTCTCGGCAGGGACAAGGTCACGGCTTCTCCAGGGCGTTAAGAACTTGTCTGAACAAGTTGGCCCCAGTAAGGCTGCCGCTGGTGTCGTCTTCGTAAACACTGAAGAAACCCTGACCCCCGAATTCCGGGCCAATCAAGGTCCCCTCCACCCGTCGCCGGATGTCGACTAGGCTGGTCACGCTGTGCACAGCATTCGACTCAGAGGGGAAGCATGGCGGCGCGACACGAAGAGATCGCCGACGAACTGCGCCGGGCGATCGACCGCGAGGAGTACACGGTCGGCAGTCGACTGCCCGCCGAGACCGACCTCGCCGCCCACTACGGAGTCTCCCGAGGCACGGTCCGGCAGGCCGTCGCGGCCCTGACCGCGGAGGGGCTCATCGGCTCCCGCCAGGGCGCCCGCCGCGTGGTGCTGGCCAGCCGCCGCAGCCAGAGCTTCGCGGAACTGCGCAGCTTCGCCCAGTGGGCACGGGCGATGGGCCGCGAGGCGACGGGCCAGGTGATCGCGCAGGAGTACCGCCCGGCCACCGCCGAGGACGCCGTACGCCTCCAACTGCGCGCCGGCACACCGGTGTTGCACGTCCTGCGGGTCCGCGGCCTGGACGGCGAACCGGTGCTCCTGGAACGGACGGTGTACGCCGACTGGATCTCCCCGGCGGTCGAGATCATCGAGCCGGACTGCCCGTCCGTCACCCAACGCCTGTACGACGACACGGGGTTGGTCTTCGCATACGGCGAGCATGTCATCGACGCGGTGGCGGCGGGCGCGCAGGACGCGGACCTCCTGTCCGTCCGCCGCACCAGCCCCCTCCTCCGCGTCCGCCGCGTGACGACGACCCGCGAGGGCCGCCCGGTGGAGTGGTCGGACGACCGCTACCGCTCGGACGCGGTGAGTTTCAGCGTCCACAACTCGATGGACAACAACGCGCTGGCGCGGAAGACGGCGGAGTAGAGGGCCTTTAGGGGCGCGGGGAACTGCGCGAACGGCCACGACGCACCCGCACCCGGCGACGCACCGCAACCAGCCGAGCTCTACCCCGGCGCCCCCGACGAGAACCGCCTCAGCAACGGCGACAACACCAACACCGACTTGGTCCGCTCCACGAACGGCTCCCCGGCGATCCGCTCCAGGACCCGTTCGAAGTGCCGCATGTCAGATGCGAACACCTGCACGATCGCATCCGCATCCCCGGTGACGGTGGACGCCGCCACCACCTCCTGGTACCGCTCAAGACCCCGCCGGATCGTCTCCGGCGACGTGTTGTGCCGGCAGTAGATCTCGACGAACCCCTCGGTCTCCCACCCCAGCGCCGACGGATCGACCCGCACCGTGAACCCGGTGATCGCGCCGGTGGCCCGCAGCCGGTCGACGCGTCGTTTCACGGCGGGCGCGGACAGGCCGACGATCTGCCCGATGTCCGCGTAGGAGCGGCGGGCGTCCTCGGCGAGGGCGTGGACGATGCGTTCGTCGAGATCGTTGAGCACGGTGGGTGGATCAGCCTTCAGATGATGCGAGACGGGAGCGGCGATGGCCGTATACGAAGTAGAACACGAGCCCGGCCGCCATCCAGACTCCGAAGACCACCCAGGTGACGGCGGACAGGCTGCCCATCATCCACACACAGAACCCGAGCCCCAGCACGGGCAGCACCGGCGACAGCGGCACCCGGAAGGTGCGCGGCATCTCCGGACGCGTCCGGCGCAGCACCACCACGGCGATGTTGACCAGCCCGAAGGCGAAGAGCGTGCCGATGCTGGTGGCGTCGGCGAGCTGCCCCAGCGGGATCGCGGCGGCGAGGACACCGCAGAACAGGGACACGATCACCGTGTTGGCCCGGGGCGCGCCGGTCTTCGGGTGGACGCGCCCGAACACCTTCGGCACCAGCCCGTCCCGGGACATCGCGAAGAGGATGCGGGTCTGGCCGTAGAGCACGGTCAGGACG includes:
- a CDS encoding GntR family transcriptional regulator encodes the protein MAARHEEIADELRRAIDREEYTVGSRLPAETDLAAHYGVSRGTVRQAVAALTAEGLIGSRQGARRVVLASRRSQSFAELRSFAQWARAMGREATGQVIAQEYRPATAEDAVRLQLRAGTPVLHVLRVRGLDGEPVLLERTVYADWISPAVEIIEPDCPSVTQRLYDDTGLVFAYGEHVIDAVAAGAQDADLLSVRRTSPLLRVRRVTTTREGRPVEWSDDRYRSDAVSFSVHNSMDNNALARKTAE
- a CDS encoding ABC transporter permease, whose translation is MTATLPRVDTAPAAAVKRRRRSLGWVAVVPLLAFTAVAFGLPAWAVLDGAFTDKGTGAYTTANLTASLQGAYLTALVGSVKLSAVSAALATLLGLPLAQAVVTSRHRALREAVLTASGVLANFGGVPLAFAFVATLGNAGVLTRHLDLTDKGWDLYSFWGLVVVYLYFLIPLMVLTITPALEGLRVQWREAAQNNGATTAQYWLHVALPVLLPTLLGGFVLLFGSAFAAYATAAAIVGSSVPLITLQIADALSGNVLVGQENVALALSLDMVLVAGLVMAVYLPLQRRSARWLA
- a CDS encoding ABC transporter permease yields the protein MARLNLWRWGVFGLAGLYFLVPLAASVVFTVDVPGQGLTVDAYTQIVSTGGFGSSLLLSLELALATIAVVLLLMVPAMVALRLGAPRLRPVVEVVCSLPLVVPPIAFVAGIVTVLKWGPEHLSRTPLFQTFVAIQNPDFPVVLVLAYVVMALPFVYRALDAGLRAIDVPTLVEAARSCGASWPQALVQAVLPNLRGALLNASFLTLALVLGEFTVAQLLGFQPFAVWIVNVSGSQAQLSVAVSVMSLLVTWLLLLVLAGFGGRSRTTSRG
- a CDS encoding Lrp/AsnC family transcriptional regulator produces the protein MLNDLDERIVHALAEDARRSYADIGQIVGLSAPAVKRRVDRLRATGAITGFTVRVDPSALGWETEGFVEIYCRHNTSPETIRRGLERYQEVVAASTVTGDADAIVQVFASDMRHFERVLERIAGEPFVERTKSVLVLSPLLRRFSSGAPG
- a CDS encoding ABC transporter ATP-binding protein, with amino-acid sequence MKTNENVAAVNTTAKAATVEFRGLRREFGPTVALDGLDLTVRPGELVALLGPSGCGKTTALRMLAGFEHPDSGEVLVDGEDVTRVPAHRRDAGMVFQSYSLFPHLDALDNVAFGLRMRGVRTGERRARAAELLELVGLADKGGRYPHQLSGGQQQRVALARALALRPRVLLLDEPLSALDAKVRLTLREEIRRLQQELGITTLFVTHDQEEALSMADRVAVMHAGKLEQCAAPAELYGRPATAFVAEFVGTMSRIPGRVSDGVVDVLGQRLPVDGAAPQAGEVDVLVRPEAVRVSADADGKARVLATSFLGAAVRVTVGLADGSEVKADLPAHEATALTAGAAVHVSLPERPVLVAERTA
- a CDS encoding MFS transporter, translated to MTLSPARVPATGVRRLTRTLYGYAFLDDFVLLYPVYALLFADTGMSLWQISSLFALWSITAVVLEVPSGALADAVSRRLLLWVGPLFNAVGFALWVIVPAYWSFALGFVLWGIGGALCSGSLEALAYDELERLGAAGRYARVMGRVRAARLAATMASIGLAGPVFALGGYPMVGAASVLACLLAAVAATRLPEHRAGRESGGDGWWATLRAGLGEARGNRSVRGALLLIPAVAAVWGALDEYTPLLARDTGVAEATVPYLILLVWTLVTAASLLAGPAERLGSTGMAWLLAGSALAMAVGAAVRTPAGIALVGLAFGGFQLAEVLADVRLQHRIDDARRATLTSVASLGTELLTVVTFAAYALLGARAAHSTVFVILSVPYLVTALVLGGRRNESPPKPLRAQ
- a CDS encoding ABC transporter substrate-binding protein, which produces MTLSLPRTAALGAIAALTLSACGAAPDTASTTADGKNAATATSAADFGGLDALVKAAKKEGKLNAIALPRDWANYGALIDGFEKKYGIKIAVENPDGASQDEINAVTSRKGQDRAPDVLDLGSSFAISAAQQGLLAPYKVASFADIPSGQKDAQARWYNDYGGYISIGCDAKRVKACPTTFADLLKPQYKGQVALNGNPTKSGSAFGGVWAAALANGGSFDDIQPGLDFFKKLKDNGNYTPVESTPATVEKGETPISIDWDYLNAGYADEFKSKGVDWKVAVPSDGQFSQYYSQAINKDAPHPAAARLWQEYLYSAEGQNLWLKGYARPALMTALEKAGTLDKTAAAKLPKVSGTPSFPTEAQQDKAKTVLGQGWAKAVSG
- a CDS encoding carbon-nitrogen hydrolase family protein produces the protein MRTALLQSSGRPGSVDGNLKVLDEAAGRAAAAGAGLLTAPEMFLTGYAIGDDIARLAEPADGEAADAVAEIAARHGVAIAYGYPERADAAVYNSAQLISADGTRLANYRKTHLFGCFERDHFTPGERHVVQAELNGLTVGLLICYDVEFPENVRAHALAGTDLLLVPTAQMHPFQFVAESMIPVRAFENQMYVAYVNRVGQEGEFEFIGLSVLAGPDGVARTRAGREEQLVFADADPAFLAASREANPYLRDRRPELYV